Below is a window of Streptomyces sp. NBC_01429 DNA.
CATGCCGAGCAGGGCGATACAGACCGTGGCCCCGGCGAAGACGACGGCCCTGCCGGTGGTCGCGACGGCTTCGGCGGCGGCCTCGGGGACGCTCAGGCCGCGTTTCAGGCCCTTGCGGTGGCGGGTGACGATGAACAGCGCGTAGTCGATGCCGACGCCGAGCCCGATCAGCAGCCCGAGCATCGGCGCGAAGTCGGCGACCGTCATCACCTGGCCGAGCAGCACGATGCCCGCGTACGCCGTGCCGACCGGGACGAGAGCGGTCGCGATGGGCAGCAGGCTGGCCGCGAGCGAGCCGAAGGCGAGGAAGAGCACGACGGCGGCGACGGCCACGCCCACGGCCTCGGCGAGGTGCCCGGTGCTGGATTCGGTGAGCGCGACGGCGCTGCCGCCGAGTTCGACGTCGAGACCCGGCGCGACGGCGGCCTTCGCGGTGTCGACCAGCGCGCGGGCCGCCGCCTCGGGAACGGCGTCGGCCGGCCGGTCGAACGTCACGCGCGCGTAGGCCGTCCGTCCGTCGGCGCTGATCTGTTCCTGGCCCTCGGCGGAGTACGGACTGACGACGGACGCGATGCCCGGCAGCTTCGCCACCTTGCCGAGCATCTCGCCGGTCCGCAGCTCGACCTCGGTCGCGCGCACCGACCCGTACGGCCGGCTCCCGGGCGTGTCACCCTCGCCGGTGTGCCAGACGATGGTGTCGCTGTCGCCGCCCAGACCGGGGAATCCGCTGTCGAGGAGCCGGGTGGCCTCGCCGGACTCGGTGCCGGGCACCTCGTAGTCGTTGGAGTACGCGGAACCCGTCACCATGGCGGCCGTCGAGACGCCGCCGAGCGCGAACAGCCAGAGGAGCACGGCGAGGAGCCGGTGGTGGACGCACCAGCGTGCGAGGGCTGCCAACGGACCGCTCCCTGGATCGGTGGGTCTTCATCGGGAACAGCCCGTCGGGAGGAGCCCGCGAAGAACGCGTGACCTACGGAGAGCTACTGTCGCAGCATATAATGATCGTTTGTCCGCTTCGTGGGGTTACTCACAGTGGCATTCCGGAATAACGGAGAGGCCGTCAACCGGATACGCTCGCCCGTCCGTTCTCGATGTGTCCCATGAGGCGGCGGCGGAAGGGAACGGACGCGTCGTCGGCGCCGTCCGCGGTGACCTCGATGTCGTACCAGCCGTGCGCGTCGGCGGCCGAGTGCACGAGGTCGCGGCGGCGGCCCGGCTTGACCGTGATCCGCCGGGTCCAGCCGTCCAGGTCGGCTTCGTCCCCATAGCCGAGGGGGCGCACGGTGAAGGTGAGGGGCCGCTCGCCCCGGTTGCGCAGCGTGAGACGCAGATCGCGGTCGTGGTGGTCGACCGCTGAGGAGACCTCGGCGCCGTGACCGGTCACGGGCCCGGCGAACTCGCGGCGGAAGCCGTTCGGTCCGGTGATGGTGAAGCGGTAGCCGTCGCGCTCCGGTCCGCCGCGGCCGGTAAGGGGCACCGTCCATTGCGCCGTGCCCCTTACATCGCGGTGCTGCGGAATCTCGAACTCCGCGGCGTACGGGTAGAGCGCGAAGTGCGCGCTCGCGCGCCCCGTATTCCTGAGCACGACCTCGAACGCGCGGCCGTCCGCGCCGATCCGGCCGTACGCGTCGGTCTGGTACGGCAGCGCTCTGGCCGGGCGTACGCCGGGCTCCTGGACGGGCATCCGCTGCTCGGCCGGGGGGACGGGCAGCCAGCGGCCGGTGAACGGCGGCACGCTCGCGGGCTGTTCCACCTCGGGCTGGGGCCGGCCTCCGGCGAAGTCGAAGGCAGAGGTCAGATCGCCGGTGACGGCGCGCCGCCACGGGGTGATGTTCGGCTCGCCCACCCCCGTCCACCGCTCCAGGAAGCGGATGACCGAGGTGTGGTCGAAGACCTGCGAGCAGACATGGCCGCCGACCGTCCAGGGCGAGACGACCAGCAGCGGGACCCGCATGCCGAGCCCGGTCCGCCGTCCCTCCCAGCGCTCGTCGGGGTCGTCCACGGGCGCGACGGGCGGCGGCACATGGTCGAAGAAGCCGTCGTTCTCGTCGTAGTTGATCAGTACGACGGTGTGCCGCCAGACCTCCGGGTGCGCGCCGAGCGCGTCGAGCACCTGGTAGACGAGACCGGCGCTGGCGACCGGCGACGAGGAGCCGGGATGCTCCGAGTCGACCGCCGGCGGCACCAGGTACGACACCTCGGGCAGCGTCCCCGCCGCCACATCGGCGCGGAACCGCTCGGCCAGCGTGCCGCTCTCCACGCGCCGCAGCCCGCGCTCGAAGAGCGAACGCTCGTGCGCGGTCAGCGTCGCGACGCCCTCCTCCAGCGCGGCCAGCAGCCGTCCGCGCGCCTGCGGGTCGCTGGTCTCGCGCACGGCGGCGTAGAACGCCTCCATATAGGTGAATCCGGCGGCCCCGGGCTGACCCGGCAGCTCCCGCGCCCTGCTGAGCGCCTTGCGGGCGATGTCCTTGAAGACGGTGAAGAACTCGATGTTGTTGTCGGTGAAGTTCTCCCACTCGGTGTACGTCCGCCAGCTGCGGCCCGCCTTCTCCAGGCGCTCGGCGTAGGTCGGCCAGGGATAGCCCGGGTGGGTGTCCTCCTCGTACGCGTCGTTGCCCACGGCCCGCCGCCCGTCGGCCTCGAAGCCGGTCCAGCCGCTCCACAGGTGGTTGCGGTTGGGGCTCGTCGAGGAGTGGACGGACGAGTGGTACGCGTCGCAGACCGTGAAGGTGTCGGCCAGCTCGTAGTGGAGCGGGAGGTCGCGCCGGTCGTAGTACGCCATGGTGGCGGCGGTCTTGGCGGAGACCCAGCGGTCCATCCACCCGTCGTGCCAGGCCGTGGCGCCGCCGTCCCAGGAGTGGTCGAGGGCCCCGATGTACTGGAGATCCTTGCGCTGCGCCTCGGCGGCGTCCCGTACGGGGAACGGCAGGACGGGGGCCGACGGGCCGGGCTGGGCGAAGACGGGCTTCCCCGAGGGCAGTTCGACGGCGTTGCGGTCACCGAAGCCGCGGACCCCGCGCAGCGTGCCGAAGTAGTGGTCGAACGAACGGTTCTCCTGCATCAGGATCACCACGTGCCTGATCGCGTCCATCCCGCCGGGCGCGGGCTCGGCGGCGAGCGCCGTCCGCAGGGACGGCGGCAGCACCGACCCCACCGCCGCCGCGCCCAGGGCGCCGGAGCCGAGAGTGAGCATTCTTCTGCGCGAAATCTCCGGTGACATGTCACGGGACGGTAGTGACGGCGGGTGGCAGTGGGAAGACCGCCGGACGTCGGCCTGGTGAACGCCCCCGGAGGGAACGAGGGCGCGTGCTCCGTACGCACGCCACCCCGGGCTACTCGCCGTACGGCCACACCAGCAGGACCGGGCACGCGGCGTGGTCGACCACGAAGCGGGTGGCCCTGCCGAGGCTGTGCGGCCCGGGACGGTCGGGTTCACCGTCGCGGGCGCAGATCAGCAGGTCCGCGCCGGCCGCCGCCCGTACCACCTCGTGCTCCACCCGGCCGTGGTGTTCGAGGAGTTCGCAGGGCCGTCCCAGCCGGTGCGCGGCGGCCTCCAGCAGGTCGGCGGCGGCCGGACCAGCGAGGGCTTCCAGGCGCGCGCCCGGGTCGCGGTCCGGGCGGTGGCCGCGGCCGAGGAGTCCGGCGTAGGCGCGGTGCGCGGCGGCGACCACCTCGTCGTCGCCCACATGGAGGAGCACCACGTCGTCGTGCGGGGCGCGGGCGCGGGCCGCGTCCACGCAGGCGGGCCAGGTGGATTCGATGATCCACACGACCACCGTGGTCCGCGCGCCGGCCGCCTCGCCGGGCTCCGGACCGGGCATCGGGTCACTCGACGGCGGTACCGGTACGGGTACGGTCACGGCGCTCAGCCTCCGGTCGTCATCCGATCAGTCGCAGCGTGCCCCACAAAGCCACCGTAGACACCACCAGCGTGGCGGGCACGGTCAGCAGGCCGAGCCGGGTGAAGTGGCCGAGTTCGGCCTCGCTGTCGTGCTCGTGGAGGATGCGCCGCCACAGCAGGGTGGCCAGCGACCCGACGTACGTCAGGTTCGGGCCGAGGTTGACGCCGATCAGCGCCGCCAGCACCGGCCCGGGTCCGGCGGGCGCGACCACCGGCAGCAGCGCCAGGATCGCCGGGAGGTTGTTGATCGCGTTGGCCAGGACGGCGGCGATCGCGGCGATGGCGAGCAGGGAGAGCAGCGAGGAGCTGTCCGGCAGCAGCCATCCGATCCCGCTGTCCAGACCGTTGTCCACGACCGCCTTGACGACGACGCCGAGCGCCAGGACGAACAGGCAGAAGAGCGGGGAGGCGGCCCTGACCAGCCCCGTGACGGTCGTACGGCGGCGCCGCAGCGCCCGTGCGGCCAGCACGGCGGCGCCGGCGACGGCCGCCCACAGCGGCTCGATCCCGGCGAACGAGGTGACCACGAACCCCGCCAGGGTCAGCCCCAGCACGACCAGCGTGAACACCGGCAGCGGCTGCCGCTCGTCCGTCCTCGGCGCATGCGCCCCGGCGGCCAGATCGGCGGCGAAGAAGCGGCGGAAGACGACGTACTCGACGGCGATCGCCGCCAGCCACGGCAGCGCCATCAGTACGGCGAACCGGGTGAAGGAGAGCCCGCTCGCGGTGAAGGCCAGCAGGTTGGTGAGATTGGAGACGGGCAGCAGCAGGGACGCGGAGTTCGCGAGGTGCGTACAGGCG
It encodes the following:
- a CDS encoding SLC13 family permease; the encoded protein is MNTIAAEIVSVGLLLGVLAFAVVRPRGLPEAVAAVPAALLVIVLGAVSPADAWEQTRTLLPVVVFLAAVLVLAQLCAEEGLFAAAGDLVARVCGGRPRRLLGGVFAVAAVITAVLSLDATVVLLTPVVFATAARVGARPRPHVYACTHLANSASLLLPVSNLTNLLAFTASGLSFTRFAVLMALPWLAAIAVEYVVFRRFFAADLAAGAHAPRTDERQPLPVFTLVVLGLTLAGFVVTSFAGIEPLWAAVAGAAVLAARALRRRRTTVTGLVRAASPLFCLFVLALGVVVKAVVDNGLDSGIGWLLPDSSSLLSLLAIAAIAAVLANAINNLPAILALLPVVAPAGPGPVLAALIGVNLGPNLTYVGSLATLLWRRILHEHDSEAELGHFTRLGLLTVPATLVVSTVALWGTLRLIG
- a CDS encoding universal stress protein, which encodes MPGPEPGEAAGARTTVVVWIIESTWPACVDAARARAPHDDVVLLHVGDDEVVAAAHRAYAGLLGRGHRPDRDPGARLEALAGPAAADLLEAAAHRLGRPCELLEHHGRVEHEVVRAAAGADLLICARDGEPDRPGPHSLGRATRFVVDHAACPVLLVWPYGE
- a CDS encoding phosphocholine-specific phospholipase C, which codes for MSPEISRRRMLTLGSGALGAAAVGSVLPPSLRTALAAEPAPGGMDAIRHVVILMQENRSFDHYFGTLRGVRGFGDRNAVELPSGKPVFAQPGPSAPVLPFPVRDAAEAQRKDLQYIGALDHSWDGGATAWHDGWMDRWVSAKTAATMAYYDRRDLPLHYELADTFTVCDAYHSSVHSSTSPNRNHLWSGWTGFEADGRRAVGNDAYEEDTHPGYPWPTYAERLEKAGRSWRTYTEWENFTDNNIEFFTVFKDIARKALSRARELPGQPGAAGFTYMEAFYAAVRETSDPQARGRLLAALEEGVATLTAHERSLFERGLRRVESGTLAERFRADVAAGTLPEVSYLVPPAVDSEHPGSSSPVASAGLVYQVLDALGAHPEVWRHTVVLINYDENDGFFDHVPPPVAPVDDPDERWEGRRTGLGMRVPLLVVSPWTVGGHVCSQVFDHTSVIRFLERWTGVGEPNITPWRRAVTGDLTSAFDFAGGRPQPEVEQPASVPPFTGRWLPVPPAEQRMPVQEPGVRPARALPYQTDAYGRIGADGRAFEVVLRNTGRASAHFALYPYAAEFEIPQHRDVRGTAQWTVPLTGRGGPERDGYRFTITGPNGFRREFAGPVTGHGAEVSSAVDHHDRDLRLTLRNRGERPLTFTVRPLGYGDEADLDGWTRRITVKPGRRRDLVHSAADAHGWYDIEVTADGADDASVPFRRRLMGHIENGRASVSG